The following is a genomic window from Candidatus Vondammii sp. HM_W22.
ATCCAGTGGCCTAGATTGCCATTCAATCACTTGTTCAATAACAGCGTCAGTCACTTTGGAAATCAAGGTAGCGGAGACATCAGCACCGTACATTTCTTTAACGGTCGTGACGATTTCTCGTGTTGTCATGCCCTGGGCATACAAGAAAATAATCCTGTCGTCCATGGAAGTAAATCGACGCTGGTGTTTTTTAACGAGCTTGGGCTCGAAACTCCCAGCTCTGTCGCGTGGTGTATCGAGCTCGAACTGGCCAGATTCCGTTCGGATAGTCTTACTGGCATAGCCGTTGCGGTTATTGTCAGCTTCGGACTGCTCGTGCCTTTCAAAGCCAAGATGATCATCTAACTTAGCATTCAGTGCCGCTTCGGTCGTAATCTTGGTTAGCATCTGCTGGAAGTCTTTGTGGTCGTCTTCCGTCTTGATATTTTTAGCGGCCGCATGAGCGATCGCCTGTAGTTCTTTCTTGTTCGTAGTGCTTATCCTCACCCTTGTCTGGGTTTAATGATAGGCAGTTACACAGAATTCAGGACATCCTCTCTAGAGGAAGATAACCCGGTTCACCAAGGATCACGAGATCCGCATGCATCAACCTGTTAGCCATTGGCCCCTGCTTACCGGGTTGTTTCTCCTGCTCCAGCAGTTTAACCAGCTCAATAGTCGATAAAAAGCGAATAGGTTTATGATGGTGGTGAAGGCCTGCACCGTGATTATAGTCGCCAGGAGGAGTTTATCGGTACCAGGGCCCACAAAAACGATGCTCTGGGCCTCTTCTATAAATTCGCAGTGATGCAGTGCAGTAATCAGTTCTTCGTTTACCTGACTTTGGATAAAATCAAAGCCTGCCAGCTTCATTTGATATTGAATAGAACGCACTTCTCGTTCAGCGACTTCGGCTTTGAGTCATTGCTGCAGTATGGGTTCTGCTTTGCTGTAAGCAGATGAAGCTTGCTCAGACAGCTCTGCAATGCTTTGCGCCATACCGTGGAGTTTTAGTAACTTCATGGTTGCTATCGTGGCATCAACGGACATGGCGTTTCCCCCGTAAGTGATCATAACGGCCTGTATCGGCTTTGGGTTTCTTTACCAGCGTGAGTTCAGGACGCGCTTGAGCAATGCCGGTCTTGGCTTACCCAGACAGCTAATAACGTGCTGTTTAGAAGGGCTGCCACTGGTCAGTGCAGTGGTAATGGCCTGTTCTAGCTTGCGTTCATCATGTTGCAGCACTAGTGCCAGTACATTGACCATATCCCGGTTGTCACCGGGATGCTTGAGCCGTTGTTTTTGTAGTTTGCGGAAGCTCTCTGGCATTCCTGGAAGGGTGTTCCATTGCGCAACGCACCGGGCTTACGCTGCAGTACCGACGGGTAGTGATGCTAGCCATAGATTGTTTGCCCTTTTGGCTGTGATCTCGTGTAAACATACGCTGATGTTCTGCAATCATCACCAATTTATGGGCATGAATATGTAAGCTGGTGGGGCGGATTGGTAAAAGAAGCGGCTACACTGTAACGACTGTTATCAAAGATAATCAGGCAGGTGGATAAGACCCGCTTACTGTGTTCTATATATCCGTCAAAGGGCGCAGGAATCGACATCATGCGAACAACTTCGTCCTGCCAAGCATCGGCAATTGTGCTGTCTTTGTACTCAGAATGATAGATCTCTTGCCATAAGGTCTTATAGCACTAGCCAGAGGCGATAGCGGGAGTCTCGAACATTTTTTTCTATCCAGCCCTTCTCCCAGCCTGCGACTGAGTTACAAACGTCGGACTCAAACATGAAGTGGCTGGCCATGACCTCGAAGCGGGTATTGAGCACACGCCTTACCGCGACGGACCTTATCAACAGCGGTCTTCATAGTGTCGTAGATACCACTCTCCAGCACACCGCCTGGCACCCTGAAGGCCGGGTTGTGCGCATCAAAGATGCATCTCCTGGATTTGGGGGATAAGCGCGCAGAAAGAAAGCACGGCGGCTACTGAGCTTGAACCGGGCAATCTGTCACTTGGTGCTTTTGCCACCCAGAACAACATAGCCTTCGCTCCAATCAAACTGAAAAGCTTCTCCAGCAAAGGCCAATAGTACCTAGGTGCCGCTACTGGCGAACACGTGAAGCTTTCCTGCTGTTGCGCCCGCCAATCTCTGGCAAAAGTAGCGACACGGTCATAAGAGCCGGTATAGACCCAGCGGCACCCAGATTATAAGCTATAAGACAGTCATTTTAGTGATAATCGCTGTTTGCGTTTACGCCGTGCCTCCCGATGCAGCCAGCTGGTCAGATATTTACGGACGGTATTATGGGAAAATCTGGTTTTTTTGGCTATCTGTCGAACCCTAATCTTATCGCAGTGTCGCCGCTTCATTACACTTAATAGTGCCACGTCTATCACTCCTTTTATCCCCTGCTGGCTCTTCAGCAGGTCAAAGTTACACGTGGGTCAATTTTCGGTGTAAATAATGGCGCTTAGGTGGGGCATTTTTGGATGCAATTTAACAAAATTGCCACTTTGCAGTTACACTTCGCGGCAAATTGCAGTTATTTTCAATGCGAAACCCCATCCGTTCTAACAATTTTCAAGGAGGTCATCCATAATATCTTTAAATCAAACCAGAATGCCTGTCGTTGTAAATACTCTACATCCAACACAACTTTCTCCAGAATCGCCAATTCATCACGTCCATTTATCTGCGCCCAACCCGTCAGACCGGGTACCAGTTGATCCACTCTGTGATCTGTGCGCAGGGCAATCAAATCATCCTGATTAAATAGCGCTGGGCGAGGTCCCACAAAGCTCATATCTCCAGCTAGAATCGAAAATAACTGCGGAAATTCATCCAGACTAAATCGACGCAAAAAACCACCAATGGGTGTCAGAAATTTCGCTGGATTGGTCATCAGATGGGTGGCAACTCCAAGTGTATTCACTCGCATGGAACGAAACTTGGGCATTTTGAAAATCACATTGCCTCGTCCTACCCGATCCGACCAGTAGAGTACCGGGCCTTTCGATGTCAACCGAACTGAAAAAGCAATCAATAATATCGGTATTGCCAATACAACAAGCAGCAATACACTCATTGACAGATCAAAAAATCTTTTCATTTACCATAATCTTAGTGTAAGCCGCTTGAAATCGATGACAGGGACTTTACGTACGTCTCCGCAGTTTTTTTGAGTTGCTCATCCATTGAAATAACGGGGTGCCAGCCTAACAATTCTCGTGATTTTGAGCTATCCACTCGCAAAGAGCCAAACAAACGATTTGCTTCATCACCTTTGCCTATTAATCGAGCAACACACTTCATGATTCCAACAGGAATAGGGATGAGCACAGGTTTTTTACCAAAGGCACTGCCTACTTTATACAACAGCTCAGTAGTGGAAATATCCTCATTATCAGAAATTAAAAATACCTCATTCACTGCTTTGGGGGTTTTGTTATGATTAGCGCAAAGGGCAATAAAGTTCACCAAATTATCCAATGCCACCAAAGACCGCTGATTATACACCGAACCCAATGGTAGAGGTACGCCTTTACTTATCCACTGCAGTAATCTAGCGAAATTACCTGGTGCATTCGGTCCGTAGACCAAAGGAGGACGGATAATAACTACTTCCATATCTGTATCCTTTGCTATTGCAAGCAACCCCTGCTCTGCTTCATATTTGGATATTGCATAAGCGCTTTGTGGATTAGGAGTATCGGATTCAAGAAATGGTTTGTTATTATTGTTACCCATCACACCGATTGAACTTATAAATACGAAGCGCTTAATACCTGCATTGGCGATCTGCCCAGCTAAATTCAAAGTACCCTCTACATTTACCTTACGATACTCAGCCAAAGGATCGGCAACATAGCTTTTTGTCACATGTGCGCGGGCTGCGCAGTGAATCACCGTATCTACGCCTTGTAAGGCTTGGGCGCTCTCTAGCTCAAATAAATCCCCTATTTCGACCTGCAATACATCTTCAGGCAGTTCTTGCACCAAGTGACGTACAGCTGCAACAACACCGACGTCTTGACTTGCTAGCTCTGCAATTAGAGCTTTACCAACAAAGCCTGTCGCTCCAGTTAAAAGGACATTCATGAATTTCAAAGTGTGTCTTCGATCTCGTTATGCGTTTTGGGACATCTTAGTCTCCAAAACACACCCGATCTTCGGAAGCCTAGGGCATCTCTGATTAATTAAAGAAATCGTATACCACTGATCTATAGATCACCTATTCCAGGAAAACGACGAAACAACAAAGCTTAGAAGCCACGGATTTTGAAAAATACCGAAAAAAGATCCGCAAGGAACATTTCTGGTATGGGAGGGCGTGGGTAGAAAGCCCATTGTTCTAGAGCGCATGCGGCGCATCCACTTTCTACAGCGCTGGTTTGAGCCCTCTGACCCTGTACCAGACGAAACAGTCATCTGCAATTTTCGCCATCTGATGGAAAGGAATAATCTTGGGGATGAGCTGTTTCGCTTGGTCAATGTTTAGGGAACCTCTAAAAACATTATAAGACAAGTTGTAATAGTAACCAACTCAACCAATTTATTGACACAAACCATGCAACCGAGTTTGGGGCTGCCCTAGATAAATAAATTGGCTCTTCCCCTAAGTAGGGTGGGTAGATTAACGTACCCTCCACGAGAGATAAAGATTTATACGCCCAGATCCTGGGTATCAAGAGCCCTTGGCAGGTTAGCACAGTGTGGAGTTGGCTCTCCCAGAGGGAGAGGTAGCGGTACAGATTGAGCAGGAGGCAGGTTCAGCCTGTGGGCGGATCTCTCACCGGGCTACGACTCACGCAAGCGCCGCTGGCGGCACCTGGATACCTGCCAGTACAAAACTATTCTGGTAACAGATGTGCCCAGAGTGAAGTGTGAAGAACATGGGATGGTCACCGTGCCAGTTTCCTGGGCGGAACCGGGCTCTGGATTTACTGCAATGTTTGAAGTGCTGGTGATCGATTGGTTGAAAGAGGCATCCATCTCGGCAGTCTCCCGATTGATGGGGCTGAGTTGGAGTGCCATTGGTGGAATTATACAGCGAGCGGTTAAGCGGGGACTGGCACGTAGAAAAGAGATCAGCCCAACACGTATAGGTATTGATGAGACGGTCTTCAAGAAACGTCATGATTATGTAGCAGTCTTATCAGACCAGGATGCAGGTACAGTGCCACACGTGGGCAGTAACCGCAAAAAGGCGACGCTTAAAGCACATGGTACGAAAGCCTCACAGAGGAGAAGCGAGAAGCGATGGATATGTGGCCAGCCTTTATCAATGCCACACTGAAAAGCCTACCTAGGGCTGAAGAGAAGATTGCCTTTGATAAACTCTATGTCGCCAAGTATCTCGGTGAAGCAGTAGACAAGGTACACGCTGCCAAGAGCACAAAGCGCTGATGGCTGAAGGCTATGAGGACCCTTAAAGTCAGCCAGTATGACTGGCTCTGCAACCCGGAGAACATGACACGCAGACAGAAATTGCGGTTCAAGGCGCTACGTGACAGCACGCTGAAGACGGCCCGTTCCTGGGCGATCAAAGAGTTTGCCATGTCACTCTGGCACTATGCCAGCAAGACATGGGCAAGGAAAGGCTGGGAACGGTGGTTGTCATGGGCAGTGCGCAGTGGCCTGGAGCCAATCAAGAAAGTGGCGGGAACAATCAAGGATCATCTGTGGGAAATATTGAACACTATTGTTTTGGAAGTAAGTAATGGTCCGGCAGAAGGCCTCAACAGCCGAATCAAGATGATCAAGGTGCGTAGCAGAGGTTTCCGCAACAAAATGCAACCTACGTCCACTTTGGAGGGCTGAATCTTTATCCTGATGGAGTGGTTGGGTGACACTTACCCTCTCGATTAGGAAAAGAGCCGACAGGTTATCTATGACCACAATGAGCATTTGGAATTGCTTGACGGAGAAATAGAAGCAGATGAAAGTTATTTTAGTGGTAGACGCAAAGGAAAAAGAGGTCGATGTACGGTCGGTAAAGTTCCTGTATTTAGCTTGCTAAAGCGCAACGGTAAGGTATTTACCGTTATTATTCCTGATGCTAAAGCCAGAACATTAATGCCAATAATTAGGCAACAGGTAAAGCCAGACAGTATTGTTTATGCTGGTGAAATGTCCCCATTCTATGGCCACTTGGCTTGTTAGGTTCTCCGCATTTCACGTAATCCAAAATACGCCATCTCCGGCGTGACGTAGTGTTGTGAACTGTGGGGTCGCCGCTCATTATATCGGCAACGCCACTGTTCAATAACAACTCTGGCTTCGGTCAGGCTACCAAATATCTCTGCATTTAAACACTCCTTGCGGAAAATGCCGTTGAAGCTTTCATTGCTGCCATTTTGCCAGGGTTTTCCCGGTTCAATATTGGCTAGCTTAATATCATCCTTTTCCAGTTCCTCGCGCAGTACGAGGGCCAACAGCTCAGCTCCGTTGTCGCTGCGAATGGCTCGGGGAATTCCGTAGCGAATGATTAATTCACGTAGCACCGCTTTCACGTGTTGACTCTGTAGGTATCGACCAGTTTTGATTGCCGACAATAACCGGTTGCTTCGTCCTTCACCGTCAAGCACCGCAGAGGCTCTGCGTCATGATAGCGGTCATGTACGAAATCCCATGCCCACACATCATTCCGTCGTAGCGCCAATCCCTCCAGTTTTACCCCAGTGCGAATCTTCCGTCGAGGGCGATAAGGCGGCAAACACAGGCCATTAAGCCGCCAGAGTCGATATACGCGTTTGTTGTTTACCTGCCAACCTCTGAGCCGCAGATAGGCGCCTGATAAACGATAGCCCCAGGTGTCGTACAAAGCCAGCTTGCTCGCCTTTGGCTAAGACCCCGTTCAATAGCAAACAATGCCATTGTAGATTCAATGGGTCAATGCAACACCGTCATTTAGTTTATCTGCAGGAGTGGCGAAGTCCAATGTTTTTCTCGGTCGTTGATTGAGTTTTTTCGCCACGCGATCTAAGTGTGCCTGAGAGTAAATCGATAAGTCTGTTTTCTTCGGAAAGTACTGCCTCAATAGCCGATTTGTATTTTCATTGGTCCCTCTTTGCCATGGACTTTGTGGGTCACAAAAGTAGATTTTTGCATCTGTTGCCATAGTAAATTTCTTGTGACCGGCAAGCTCCATCCCCCTATCCCAAGTTAATGACTGTACCAGCTTGTCTGGAAGTTTTTTAACCTGTTTCGTGAGTGCGGAAACAACCAAATTAGTCGACCCTGAAATATTTATAACGCAATGATTTATATAAAATAAGCGTCTAAATTTGATAAAATAAACGTCCGTGAAAGGGGTAAAAGCAGAGAAAAACTGGACGAAACAGAGGTGGATAATTGAGCAAACCCAAGACAGCCAATCCCAACCAGCAAAGTTTCCTGCACCAGAACTTACTGGATCAGCTGAACCCCAAGCATCCACTTTTGCTACTGGCCAGACAGATAGACTGGTCATATTTTGATGCTGAATTTGCCTCGCTTTATTCTCATCTTGGAAAGCCCTCAAAACCGATCTGCCTAATGGTGGGCCTCTCGATACTCAAGCATCTGGAAGACCTCAGTGACGAGGTTCTGATTCAACACTGGATACAAAATCTCTACTAAAGGAAGTAAAAATTCTCAAGCTCCCCACCCGATTTGCCACACATCCGAGGAATCGTAAAAAGGCACGTAAGGCCGTCAAGCGATTAAAGACCATCAGCGGCCGATTACTGCGCGAAATACAGCGTAAGATGACCGCAGAACAACAGAAATTCTATGCAGAAAAGTTCGCCCTGTACCAGCGCATGCTGAATCAGAAGCGTGCTGATAAAAACAAGTTGTACAGCCTACATGAACCTCATGTTTACTGTATGAGCAAAGGCAAGGCCCAGCAGCATTATGAGTTTGGCACCAAGGCATCAATCACCACCACAAGGGACGCGGGCATTGTGATTGGTGCCCTGGCTTTTGAGAAGAATGTATTTGATGGTCACACCGTACCTGAGATCTTGGCACAGGTGAAACGTCTCATCAATCGAGTACCCAAAGTGGGTATTGCTGATCGAGGTTATCGGGGCAAATCAAAGGTTAATGACACCCAGATAGTAACGCCAAAGCCTGCTAGGAAGAATACCTCAGGAGAAGCCATGGCATTAGCCAGAAAACGTTTCAGAAGACGAGCTGGCATTGAGCCTGTGGTCACTTAAAGAGTGACCACAGGCTAAAAAGGAACTTTCTTAAAGGCTTTGCCGGGGATCAGATTAACTTGCTTATGGCGGCGGCTGCCTTCAACTTCAGAAAATGGATGAGGGAGGTTCTTTATTGTGCTGAAAAATATCATGTCCATACTGTTGTTCCTGTTTGCAAAACAGAAACAACAGTATTATTAAGTGCCTGGAATGAATATTTTAGGGTCGACGAATTAGTGTCTTTCCCTGCGACTTTAACGAGCATAGTAAATCGCGAGTGACACTCTACTAACGTAGCTATATGAGTATTGGAAGAACCTGAGATCAAATCGCCTTCCCAGTGGCCAGGGACGGCCCGGTCTTCAATTTCAGGTGAGCGATTATGGAAATACCATCAATAATGCCACTTCTGGGTAGCCTTTTAATATTACTATGCCTGGACTGCCGAAAGACTCTTTGCGTTCTAAGATGTCTTTGAAGCTCTTTTTTCAATACGCAACGAGACTGAATGAATAGGCTTTTGTAGATGGTTTCGTTATGACACACGTAACTTCTCTCATTCTCTGGGTAATTTCGCTTTAGCCAGCTAGATATCTGCTCAGTAGACCACTCTTGAAAGCTTATCGGCTACGATTTTACGAAGATTATCTCACTGGGAAAGTCTACACAGCTTTAGCTTACGAGCACGATCCCAAGCTTTACTATCAGCAATATTTGCACGATAGCGGTTCAATTCCCCCATTGCGCTAAATTTTCCTGCTTATGGTTGAGGGTGAGCGATCAAGGTCTCTTGCTATCTAACGCAAAGACAAGCCCACGGAAAGCCCTCTGGATATTTCTTCACGTTCTTCCAGAATGAGAGCATTTTGAGCGCGTTTGCGAACTG
Proteins encoded in this region:
- a CDS encoding IS3 family transposase, producing the protein MYDTWGYRLSGAYLRLRGWQVNNKRVYRLWRLNGLCLPPYRPRRKIRTGVKLEGLALRRNDVWAWDFVHDRYHDAEPLRCLTVKDEATGYCRQSKLVDTYRVNT
- a CDS encoding integrase core domain-containing protein is translated as MSAIKTGRYLQSQHVKAVLRELIIRYGIPRAIRSDNGAELLALVLREELEKDDIKLANIEPGKPWQNGSNESFNGIFRKECLNAEIFGSLTEARVVIEQWRCRYNERRPHSSQHYVTPEMAYFGLREMRRT
- a CDS encoding helix-turn-helix domain-containing protein; this translates as MKCEEHGMVTVPVSWAEPGSGFTAMFEVLVIDWLKEASISAVSRLMGLSWSAIGGIIQRAVKRGLARRKEISPTRIGIDETVFKKRHDYVAVLSDQDAGTVPHVGSNRKKATLKAHGTKASQRRSEKRWICGQPLSMPH
- a CDS encoding ATP-binding protein translates to MKLAGFDFIQSQVNEELITALHHCEFIEEAQSIVFVGPGTDKLLLATIITVQAFTTIINLFAFYRLLSWLNCWSRRNNPVSRGQWLTG
- a CDS encoding transposase; amino-acid sequence: MRTLKVSQYDWLCNPENMTRRQKLRFKALRDSTLKTARSWAIKEFAMSLWHYASKTWARKGWERWLSWAVRSGLEPIKKVAGTIKDHLWEILNTIVLEVSNGPAEGLNSRIKMIKVRSRGFRNKMQPTSTLEG
- a CDS encoding sugar transferase; translated protein: MKRFFDLSMSVLLLVVLAIPILLIAFSVRLTSKGPVLYWSDRVGRGNVIFKMPKFRSMRVNTLGVATHLMTNPAKFLTPIGGFLRRFSLDEFPQLFSILAGDMSFVGPRPALFNQDDLIALRTDHRVDQLVPGLTGWAQINGRDELAILEKVVLDVEYLQRQAFWFDLKILWMTSLKIVRTDGVSH
- a CDS encoding UDP-glucose 4-epimerase family protein → MNVLLTGATGFVGKALIAELASQDVGVVAAVRHLVQELPEDVLQVEIGDLFELESAQALQGVDTVIHCAARAHVTKSYVADPLAEYRKVNVEGTLNLAGQIANAGIKRFVFISSIGVMGNNNNKPFLESDTPNPQSAYAISKYEAEQGLLAIAKDTDMEVVIIRPPLVYGPNAPGNFARLLQWISKGVPLPLGSVYNQRSLVALDNLVNFIALCANHNKTPKAVNEVFLISDNEDISTTELLYKVGSAFGKKPVLIPIPVGIMKCVARLIGKGDEANRLFGSLRVDSSKSRELLGWHPVISMDEQLKKTAETYVKSLSSISSGLH
- a CDS encoding transposase, which produces MDMWPAFINATLKSLPRAEEKIAFDKLYVAKYLGEAVDKVHAAKSTKR